In Desulfovibrio oxyclinae DSM 11498, a single genomic region encodes these proteins:
- a CDS encoding amino acid ABC transporter ATP-binding protein yields MAMIEVNNLQKWFGDFHVLQGITENVNRGEVLVICGPSGSGKSTFIRCINRLEEYQKGTILFDDKDIQDKDVDINELRAEIGIVFQQFNLYPHLTVLKNVTLAPLKVRKMNKDEAEQNALALLERVGIHDQAHKYPAELSGGQQQRVAIARALAMKPKVMLFDEPTSALDXEMINEVLNVMKDLAREGMTMLCVTHEMGFAREVADRVIFMDGGVVVEQAPPDEFFRNPRHERTKAFLKEIL; encoded by the coding sequence NTGGCAATGATCGAAGTCAACAATCTGCAGAAATGGTTTGGCGACTTTCATGTTCTGCAGGGCATCACCGAGAACGTGAACCGTGGCGAGGTGCTCGTCATCTGCGGTCCCAGCGGCTCGGGAAAAAGTACCTTCATTCGCTGCATCAACCGTCTTGAAGAATACCAGAAGGGAACCATTCTTTTCGACGACAAGGATATTCAGGATAAGGATGTGGACATCAACGAACTGCGCGCCGAAATCGGCATCGTTTTCCAGCAGTTCAACCTGTATCCGCACCTGACCGTTCTCAAGAACGTCACGCTCGCTCCCCTCAAGGTCCGCAAGATGAACAAGGACGAGGCAGAGCAGAATGCGCTGGCCCTGCTTGAGCGGGTGGGCATTCACGATCAGGCCCACAAGTATCCCGCCGAGCTTTCCGGCGGACAGCAGCAGCGTGTGGCCATCGCCCGCGCATTGGCCATGAAGCCCAAGGTCATGCTCTTCGACGAACCCACCTCCGCACTCGACNCGGAAATGATCAACGAGGTGCTCAACGTCATGAAGGACCTCGCGCGCGAGGGAATGACCATGCTCTGCGTGACGCATGAAATGGGGTTTGCACGCGAAGTCGCGGATCGCGTGATCTTCATGGACGGAGGCGTCGTGGTGGAGCAGGCTCCGCCGGATGAATTCTTCCGCAACCCCCGCCACGAGCGTACCAAGGCTTTCCTGAAGGAAATCCTTTAA
- a CDS encoding ABC transporter substrate-binding protein: MKRLTTILAMILTFVFCAGVANADKLEEIKERGKLICGVKDSVNLFGFIDPETKELTGFDVDICKEIGKKLGVPVEFKVVSSATRIPMLVQGSVDMLAATMTHKHSRDEKIDFSITYFMDGQKLLVKKGSGIESTDDLTNKKVGTVKGSTSEKNMIKANPKARVVAYDEYPQAFMALKQGKVKAVTTDSGILAGLKAGDDNPENWAIVGDFFXSEPYGXGVPQNESPFRDFVNKSLQEMWLDGTYKTLFEKWMGYELPDTWEMVVWPM, encoded by the coding sequence ATGAAACGGCTGACTACCATTCTGGCCATGATCCTGACCTTCGTGTTCTGCGCCGGCGTAGCCAATGCGGACAAGCTGGAAGAGATCAAGGAACGCGGCAAGCTGATCTGTGGCGTCAAGGACTCGGTGAACCTGTTCGGATTCATCGATCCCGAGACCAAGGAACTGACCGGCTTCGACGTGGACATCTGCAAGGAAATCGGCAAGAAGCTCGGCGTGCCCGTCGAATTCAAGGTTGTGTCCTCCGCCACCCGCATCCCCATGCTGGTGCAGGGCTCCGTGGACATGCTCGCCGCGACCATGACGCACAAGCACTCCCGCGACGAAAAGATCGACTTTTCCATCACCTACTTCATGGACGGCCAGAAGCTGCTCGTGAAGAAGGGCTCCGGCATCGAGTCCACCGACGACCTGACCAACAAGAAGGTCGGCACCGTCAAGGGCTCCACCTCCGAAAAGAACATGATCAAGGCCAACCCCAAGGCCCGCGTTGTGGCGTATGACGAATACCCGCAGGCCTTCATGGCTCTCAAGCAGGGCAAGGTCAAGGCCGTGACCACCGACTCCGGCATCCTCGCCGGACTCAAGGCCGGTGACGACAACCCCGAAAACTGGGCCATCGTCGGCGACTTCTTCTNCAGCGAACCTTACGGACNGGGCGTGCCGCAGAACGAATCCCCGTTCCGCGACTTCGTGAACAAGTCCCTGCAGGAAATGTGGCTCGACGGCACCTACAAGACCCTCTTTGAAAAGTGGATGGGCTACGAGCTGCCCGACACCTGGGAAATGGTCGTCTGGCCCATGTAG
- a CDS encoding amino acid ABC transporter permease: MNYNFEWDVVLSGEYAQWLYEGFVTTMQISVVSLVCAMLLGIIICVMRMTPFKPFRWFALAFTEFFRNTPLMVQILFWYFGAYLVIPEGIMTWLNELYVFVPGAFTLFGREFVGEWMLLNVEFFSGVIALTVYTSAFIAEEIRAGIFSIPKNQLEASRAVGLSFTQAYRYVVLPQALRIVVPPLISQSLNLIKNSSLCMVIGVSELTYMARQVESYSFRGFEAFTVATLIYLCISLVVSLCINLYNKHFMLQVKY; the protein is encoded by the coding sequence TTGAATTACAATTTCGAATGGGATGTCGTCCTCAGCGGCGAATACGCACAGTGGCTCTACGAGGGATTTGTCACCACCATGCAAATCTCCGTTGTCTCGCTCGTCTGCGCAATGCTCCTCGGGATCATCATCTGCGTAATGCGCATGACGCCTTTCAAACCCTTCAGGTGGTTTGCCCTCGCATTTACAGAATTTTTCCGGAACACGCCGCTTATGGTGCAGATCCTGTTCTGGTATTTCGGAGCGTACCTCGTGATCCCGGAAGGGATAATGACCTGGCTCAACGAGCTGTACGTCTTCGTCCCCGGCGCCTTCACCCTGTTCGGGCGTGAATTCGTGGGTGAATGGATGCTGCTCAACGTCGAATTCTTCTCCGGCGTTATCGCTTTGACGGTCTACACCTCCGCGTTCATCGCCGAGGAAATCCGCGCGGGCATTTTCTCCATTCCCAAGAACCAGCTTGAGGCTTCCCGGGCCGTGGGCCTGTCTTTTACGCAGGCGTATCGCTATGTCGTGTTGCCGCAGGCACTGCGCATCGTGGTGCCGCCGCTCATTTCCCAGTCCCTGAACCTCATCAAGAACTCCTCCCTGTGCATGGTCATCGGCGTCAGCGAGCTGACCTACATGGCCCGTCAGGTGGAGTCCTATTCGTTCCGCGGGTTCGAGGCCTTTACCGTCGCGACGCTCATCTACCTGTGCATCTCGCTCGTCGTCTCGCTTTGCATCAATCTGTACAACAAGCACTTCATGCTGCAGGTGAAATACTAG
- a CDS encoding amino acid ABC transporter permease, whose amino-acid sequence MHWEVVWNNFDYFLWGATKFDGVFPYIHNVGGLLASIILAVLGIFFAFWIGMAFGLMRLSKKPWLRYPSVFYIEVIRGVPLLMLIFWFYFLAPVAMGKNLPGFQSSLIAFVIFTGAYIAEIVRAGVLALPSGQLEAARGTGLSQTQAMVFVILPQALRNMIPSFVNQFVSLTKDTSLAYVIGVNELTRTAVQVDNREMNASAEIYITIAVLYFIVCWVLTSTSRRMEKQLSRYQARGS is encoded by the coding sequence ATGCACTGGGAAGTCGTCTGGAACAACTTCGATTATTTCCTCTGGGGGGCCACCAAATTCGACGGGGTCTTTCCCTACATCCATAACGTGGGCGGACTGCTGGCGAGCATCATTCTCGCGGTCCTCGGCATCTTTTTCGCCTTCTGGATAGGCATGGCCTTCGGTCTCATGCGCCTGTCCAAAAAGCCCTGGCTCAGGTATCCGAGCGTTTTCTACATCGAGGTCATCAGGGGCGTTCCCCTTCTGATGCTCATCTTCTGGTTCTATTTTCTGGCCCCTGTGGCCATGGGCAAGAACCTGCCCGGGTTTCAGAGTTCGCTCATCGCCTTTGTGATCTTCACCGGCGCCTATATCGCGGAGATTGTTCGCGCGGGTGTTCTTGCGCTGCCAAGCGGACAGCTGGAAGCCGCGCGCGGCACCGGCCTTTCGCAGACGCAGGCCATGGTGTTCGTCATTCTGCCGCAGGCGCTGCGCAACATGATTCCGTCCTTCGTGAACCAGTTCGTGTCCCTGACCAAGGACACCTCGCTGGCCTACGTCATTGGCGTGAACGAGCTCACCCGGACTGCGGTTCAGGTGGACAACCGCGAGATGAATGCCTCTGCAGAGATTTACATCACCATCGCGGTACTGTATTTCATCGTGTGTTGGGTGCTTACATCCACGAGCCGCAGGATGGAAAAACAGTTGTCACGCTATCAGGCCAGAGGAAGCTGA
- the deoC gene encoding deoxyribose-phosphate aldolase — translation MQINRPLEVAPYIDHTLLKPDATAADVDKLCAEAVRFGFRTVCVNPLHVKLAAWLLKKEEPDVCSVVGFPLGASLTETKAAETAAVVRLGATEVDMVMSVGCFKADDYKTVLKDIKSVVKAAAGVPVKVIIESGLLKDSEIVRACEISAEAGAAFVKTCTGFGTGSASPSAVRLMRETVGDALGVKASGGIKNFNDARLMLEAGADRLGTSSSVAVCGGRAPRKTKQ, via the coding sequence ATGCAGATTAACAGACCGCTTGAGGTCGCGCCGTACATAGATCATACACTTCTCAAGCCCGACGCCACCGCCGCCGACGTGGACAAACTCTGCGCCGAGGCGGTGCGTTTCGGCTTTCGCACCGTGTGCGTCAATCCCTTGCACGTGAAACTCGCCGCATGGCTGCTCAAGAAGGAAGAGCCCGACGTGTGCAGCGTGGTGGGATTTCCCCTCGGAGCAAGTCTCACTGAAACCAAGGCCGCCGAGACCGCGGCCGTTGTCCGTCTCGGTGCCACCGAGGTGGATATGGTCATGAGCGTCGGCTGCTTCAAGGCCGATGATTATAAGACCGTTCTTAAGGACATCAAGAGCGTTGTGAAGGCTGCCGCTGGTGTTCCGGTCAAGGTCATCATCGAGTCCGGCCTGCTCAAGGATTCCGAGATAGTGCGCGCCTGCGAGATCAGCGCCGAGGCCGGAGCTGCATTCGTCAAGACCTGTACCGGATTTGGAACCGGCAGCGCCTCGCCGTCGGCCGTTCGGCTCATGCGCGAAACCGTGGGAGACGCGCTCGGAGTCAAGGCCAGCGGCGGCATCAAGAATTTCAATGACGCCCGGCTCATGCTGGAGGCCGGAGCCGACAGGCTCGGCACCTCATCGTCCGTGGCGGTCTGCGGCGGACGTGCTCCGCGAAAAACCAAGCAATGA
- a CDS encoding precorrin-8X methylmutase, with protein sequence MSRDSIRNIPLPADIEAESFRIIDSEVPQPRPFEGPHWEIARRMVHTTADFELLDLVHFHPDAIDRGKAALASGCTIVTDTEMARMGIPKRRMEPLGCTVRCLMNDPRVAEAAKQRGTTRAFAAVDVALAEMKPAVWVVGNAPTALIRLVDRIREGAEAPALVVGMPVGFVNAAESKDYLMDSGIPCISVRGRKGGSALAACVVNALAEIVLR encoded by the coding sequence ATGAGCCGCGACAGCATCCGCAACATTCCTCTGCCTGCCGACATCGAAGCCGAGTCTTTCCGGATCATCGACTCCGAGGTCCCACAGCCGCGCCCATTCGAAGGCCCACACTGGGAAATCGCACGCCGCATGGTGCATACCACGGCGGATTTCGAGCTGCTTGACCTCGTGCACTTCCACCCCGATGCCATTGACCGGGGCAAGGCCGCCTTGGCGTCCGGCTGCACCATCGTCACCGACACCGAAATGGCCCGCATGGGCATCCCGAAGCGACGCATGGAGCCGCTTGGCTGCACCGTCCGCTGCCTGATGAACGATCCGCGGGTGGCCGAGGCTGCAAAGCAACGCGGCACCACCCGCGCGTTCGCCGCCGTTGACGTGGCCCTTGCGGAAATGAAGCCCGCGGTCTGGGTTGTTGGCAATGCGCCCACCGCACTCATCCGACTGGTTGATCGCATTCGCGAAGGGGCCGAGGCTCCTGCGCTGGTGGTTGGCATGCCCGTGGGGTTCGTCAACGCCGCCGAGTCCAAGGATTACCTGATGGACTCCGGCATCCCCTGCATCTCCGTCCGGGGACGCAAGGGCGGTTCCGCACTTGCCGCCTGCGTGGTCAACGCGCTGGCGGAGATCGTTCTGCGCTAA
- a CDS encoding 4Fe-4S dicluster domain-containing protein: MAKKKKGQSKVTVYPDWCKGCGVCVSFCPAKVLELDETGKCHVAREDDCIHCGFCELHCPDFAIVVTAKTKSEE; this comes from the coding sequence ATGGCAAAAAAGAAGAAGGGACAGAGCAAGGTCACGGTCTATCCGGACTGGTGCAAGGGTTGCGGCGTTTGTGTGTCCTTCTGTCCGGCCAAGGTGCTTGAGCTGGACGAAACGGGAAAATGTCACGTTGCCAGGGAAGACGACTGTATTCACTGCGGGTTCTGCGAGCTGCATTGCCCGGATTTCGCCATCGTCGTCACTGCAAAGACGAAATCGGAAGAATAG
- a CDS encoding 2-oxoacid:acceptor oxidoreductase subunit alpha, whose amino-acid sequence MARKKKKKEIFALGNEAVVEGALIAGCSFFGGYPITPSSEIMEIMASRLPGTEDGAFIQLEDEIASMGAVIGASLAGRKAMTATSGPGFSLMQEHLGYACMAETPCVLVNVMRGGPSTGLPTSPAQGDVMQARWGTHGDHPIIVLSASDVQECLEMTIRAFNMAEKYRTPVVLLIDEITAHTREKIEVPENGDYEILNRVVPSMPPEWYKPYEETVRGVPPMPPIGSGYRFHVTGLTHDRNGFPTSRPDEVNELVQRMHRKIDQFFYDIQITEETTTEDAEVVVVAYGSVARSAEYAVQQARESGVKAGLLKLKTLFPYPRRATEKLLARARTLVVPEMNMGQISREVKRVNMGRASVRTVNRVDGQIITPSEILKVIMQG is encoded by the coding sequence ATGGCAAGAAAGAAGAAGAAAAAAGAGATTTTCGCGCTTGGCAACGAGGCGGTGGTCGAGGGAGCACTCATAGCGGGCTGCTCGTTCTTCGGTGGATACCCCATCACTCCGTCTTCGGAAATCATGGAGATCATGGCCAGCCGTCTTCCGGGCACGGAGGACGGTGCTTTTATCCAGCTGGAGGATGAAATTGCCAGCATGGGAGCCGTGATTGGTGCTTCGCTGGCAGGCAGAAAAGCCATGACCGCCACTTCCGGGCCCGGCTTTTCCCTGATGCAGGAGCATCTGGGCTACGCCTGCATGGCAGAAACTCCGTGCGTGCTGGTCAACGTGATGCGCGGCGGGCCTTCCACCGGACTGCCCACGAGTCCGGCGCAGGGTGACGTAATGCAGGCTCGCTGGGGTACCCATGGCGATCATCCCATCATCGTGCTTTCCGCCTCGGACGTGCAGGAATGTTTGGAGATGACCATCCGAGCGTTCAACATGGCCGAAAAATATCGCACTCCGGTGGTACTGCTCATCGACGAAATCACGGCCCACACCCGCGAGAAGATCGAGGTGCCCGAAAACGGTGACTACGAGATTCTCAACCGCGTGGTGCCGTCCATGCCGCCCGAGTGGTACAAGCCTTACGAGGAAACGGTTCGCGGCGTGCCACCCATGCCGCCGATTGGATCCGGGTACCGCTTCCACGTCACCGGTCTGACCCATGACCGAAACGGTTTTCCCACCTCCCGGCCGGACGAGGTGAATGAACTGGTGCAGCGTATGCACCGCAAGATCGATCAGTTCTTCTACGACATCCAGATCACCGAAGAGACCACCACGGAAGATGCCGAGGTGGTCGTGGTGGCCTACGGTTCGGTTGCCAGATCCGCGGAATACGCCGTGCAGCAGGCGCGCGAATCCGGGGTGAAGGCCGGACTGCTCAAACTCAAGACGCTCTTCCCGTACCCCAGACGCGCCACCGAGAAGCTGCTGGCCCGAGCCCGCACGCTGGTGGTGCCGGAGATGAACATGGGGCAGATATCCCGCGAGGTGAAACGGGTGAATATGGGGCGCGCCTCGGTGCGAACCGTGAACCGCGTCGACGGCCAGATCATCACGCCTTCCGAAATCCTCAAGGTCATCATGCAGGGGTAG
- a CDS encoding 2-oxoacid:ferredoxin oxidoreductase subunit beta, with the protein MNEVTGNQIIHQYLRHNKKFPHVLCAGCGHGIVLGSLIRSVHALDIPKDDMVIVAGIGCSGRLAVYVDFNTIHTTHGRALTFATGIKMANPKLKVICIMGDGDALSIGGNHLIHAARRNIGITALVLNNNIYGMTGGQSSPATPAGSVSMTAPFGQLEENFDTVDLAKGAGANYVARGTVFHVQKLEKLMQQAITQPGFNMLEVLTPCHTQYGRKNKFKGPVDMYKWLKKTAVPVERYEEMTEQQRESRIPIGVFADKGQPGLEERYYALKQEMLAKQKEEGK; encoded by the coding sequence ATGAACGAAGTGACAGGAAATCAGATCATCCATCAATACCTGAGGCACAATAAGAAGTTCCCGCACGTGCTCTGCGCCGGATGCGGCCACGGCATCGTGCTCGGGTCCCTCATCCGCAGCGTGCACGCGCTCGATATCCCCAAGGACGACATGGTGATCGTCGCGGGAATCGGCTGTTCCGGCAGGCTCGCCGTGTACGTGGACTTCAACACCATCCATACCACCCACGGCCGCGCGCTGACATTCGCCACCGGCATCAAGATGGCAAACCCCAAGCTCAAGGTCATCTGCATCATGGGCGACGGGGATGCGCTGTCCATCGGCGGCAACCATCTGATCCATGCGGCGCGGCGGAATATAGGCATCACCGCGCTGGTACTCAACAACAACATCTACGGCATGACCGGCGGACAGAGTTCACCGGCCACGCCTGCGGGCAGCGTTTCCATGACCGCCCCCTTCGGCCAGCTGGAGGAAAACTTCGACACCGTGGACCTCGCCAAGGGCGCCGGAGCCAACTATGTGGCCCGCGGCACCGTGTTCCATGTGCAGAAGCTGGAAAAGCTCATGCAGCAGGCCATCACCCAGCCGGGCTTCAACATGCTTGAAGTGTTGACTCCTTGCCATACGCAGTACGGCCGAAAGAATAAGTTCAAAGGCCCTGTGGACATGTACAAATGGCTCAAGAAGACAGCTGTTCCCGTGGAGCGCTACGAAGAAATGACCGAACAGCAGCGCGAATCCCGCATCCCCATCGGCGTCTTTGCAGACAAGGGACAGCCCGGGCTCGAAGAGCGCTATTACGCCCTCAAGCAGGAAATGCTGGCCAAGCAGAAAGAGGAGGGCAAGTAG
- a CDS encoding 2-oxoacid:acceptor oxidoreductase family protein, translating to MKQPMDLERFEIRFSGLGGQGIITLGRVMGAGLALGHGYNVTQTQSYGPEARGGSSRCDLVVSSGRISFPKAENLDLLVALSQEACNAYYPYLKPGGALVIETDIVKQPPSNHYLGLPFTKMAKEKIGIVQAMNTVVLGALTHLLPFTVQRVMRKNMEEALPEKIRAVNVKAFNLGHREAKKAFGESPEIWGHPSEDD from the coding sequence ATGAAACAGCCAATGGATCTTGAACGTTTTGAAATCCGCTTCTCCGGACTCGGAGGGCAGGGCATCATTACCCTCGGCAGGGTCATGGGCGCGGGGCTCGCGCTGGGACACGGCTACAACGTGACCCAGACCCAGAGTTACGGGCCGGAAGCTCGTGGCGGTTCCAGCCGCTGCGACCTCGTGGTCAGCTCCGGGCGCATCAGCTTCCCCAAGGCGGAGAACCTTGACCTGCTCGTGGCACTGTCTCAGGAGGCTTGCAACGCCTATTATCCGTACCTGAAGCCCGGCGGAGCGCTGGTAATTGAAACGGATATCGTGAAGCAGCCGCCATCCAATCATTACCTTGGTCTTCCTTTCACCAAAATGGCCAAGGAAAAGATCGGCATCGTGCAGGCCATGAATACCGTGGTTCTCGGCGCGTTGACGCATCTGCTGCCGTTCACGGTTCAGCGCGTCATGCGCAAGAACATGGAGGAGGCGCTGCCGGAGAAAATCCGCGCCGTGAACGTCAAGGCCTTCAATCTCGGTCACCGGGAGGCCAAGAAGGCTTTTGGCGAGTCCCCGGAGATATGGGGACACCCGTCCGAAGACGATTAG
- a CDS encoding DUF3096 domain-containing protein — protein sequence MSLHVDLQPLLSLMAGILILVAPKMLNYIVATYLIVFGVLGLIQ from the coding sequence ATGAGCCTGCACGTGGATTTGCAACCCCTGTTGTCCCTCATGGCGGGAATACTGATTCTCGTGGCACCCAAGATGCTCAACTACATAGTTGCTACCTATCTGATCGTTTTCGGCGTGCTCGGACTGATTCAGTAA
- a CDS encoding MgtC/SapB family protein — MPPFMDIDWAQVWYHLWHIAFAYLLALPIGLNRETSEIQFGMRTFPLVAVVTCGFMLVGISVLDSTGSEARVFQGLVTGIGFLGGGAILKHRESVIGTATAASIWNMGAIGVATAFNRYEIAIVLSAINYVTLKMVGGLKNRLSEEEQE, encoded by the coding sequence GTGCCGCCATTCATGGATATCGACTGGGCGCAGGTGTGGTATCATCTCTGGCACATCGCCTTTGCCTATCTGTTGGCCCTGCCCATCGGGCTCAACCGCGAAACGAGCGAAATCCAGTTCGGGATGAGGACCTTTCCACTTGTGGCAGTCGTCACCTGCGGCTTCATGCTGGTCGGGATCTCGGTGCTCGATTCGACCGGGTCCGAGGCACGGGTCTTTCAGGGACTCGTTACAGGCATCGGTTTCCTTGGTGGCGGGGCGATCCTCAAGCACAGGGAATCCGTCATCGGTACCGCTACCGCGGCAAGCATTTGGAATATGGGCGCCATTGGTGTGGCCACCGCGTTCAACCGCTATGAGATCGCCATCGTTCTCAGCGCCATCAACTACGTGACTCTGAAAATGGTCGGTGGACTCAAAAACAGGTTGAGCGAGGAAGAGCAAGAGTGA
- a CDS encoding DUF1328 domain-containing protein, giving the protein MLSWSVVFFIVAILAGILGFGGISAAAAGIAKILFFVFLIAFVISLVMGRRRPRI; this is encoded by the coding sequence ATGCTATCCTGGTCAGTGGTGTTTTTCATCGTGGCAATACTCGCAGGCATTCTCGGCTTCGGCGGCATTTCCGCGGCCGCTGCAGGCATAGCGAAGATTCTTTTCTTCGTTTTCCTCATCGCCTTCGTGATTTCACTTGTCATGGGAAGGCGCAGGCCGCGCATTTAA
- the recQ gene encoding DNA helicase RecQ — protein sequence MPTPHDILRTVFGFDDFIGLQGDVIPHVADGGDAVVLMPTGGGKSLCYQIPAMLRDGFGVVVSPLIALMRDQVAALRQAGVRAACLNSSLSMQEMNEVQADLEYGRLDLLYVAPERLCRPEFLERLARLRPNLFAIDEAHCVSQWGHDFRPEYLQLSIIPERFPGVPRVALTATADLPTRNDILTHLGLDGARIFATGFDRPNIRYTVQPKDKPQHQLLQFIRNTHQGDSGIVYRISRKKTDQTAAFLNKNGITALPYHAGLSADERNAHQERFMREEGLVMVATVAFGMGVDKPDVRFVAHLEPPRSLEAYHQETGRAGRDGLPADAWMTYGLQDFAIMRSMIVGGDADDRRKFVEHRKLDSIMAFLEAPGCRRQALLSYFGESIEPCRNCDTCAQPPKRWNGTVAAQKALSNIFRTGQRFGAKHLADVLKGETSKRISQLGHDQLSTYGIGDELSGGEWRSVYRQLGASGLLEVDIEGHGALHLNENSWQVLRGEREVVLRTDPVVPKISRRRTRGERIDEEGTLATSEARILFDALRAKRAELASERGIPPYAVFPDRTLLEMVRYRPSALADFGLLSGIGEMKLQSFGETFLAVLEGHEAINGRPDDLPPLPQQRSTAKPARKGASESALESARAFTRLGNVEEVAQERNLRASTVWNHLASAVSSGEYDWRDLCALEEDAVREIRDVMTAFRTRGIMELSPVHEELQGRYDYGLLRIIRNGLNREGASK from the coding sequence ATGCCGACTCCCCACGACATCCTACGCACGGTTTTCGGATTCGATGACTTCATCGGCCTTCAGGGCGACGTGATCCCTCACGTGGCCGACGGAGGCGATGCGGTCGTGCTCATGCCCACCGGCGGCGGCAAGTCCCTCTGTTACCAGATTCCGGCCATGCTCAGGGACGGCTTCGGGGTAGTGGTTTCGCCGCTCATTGCGCTCATGCGAGATCAGGTGGCGGCGCTGCGGCAGGCGGGCGTACGTGCGGCGTGCCTGAACTCATCCCTTTCCATGCAGGAAATGAACGAGGTGCAGGCCGATCTGGAGTACGGACGGCTCGACCTGCTCTACGTGGCACCGGAACGCCTGTGCCGCCCGGAGTTTCTGGAGCGTCTGGCGCGGCTCCGGCCCAACCTCTTCGCCATCGACGAAGCGCACTGCGTCTCCCAGTGGGGGCACGACTTCAGGCCCGAATACCTCCAGCTTTCCATCATCCCGGAACGCTTTCCCGGCGTACCGAGGGTGGCCCTTACCGCCACGGCGGATCTGCCGACCCGCAACGACATCCTGACGCACCTCGGCCTTGACGGAGCGCGCATCTTCGCCACCGGTTTCGACAGGCCGAACATTCGCTATACGGTACAGCCCAAGGATAAACCGCAGCATCAACTGCTCCAGTTCATCCGAAACACCCACCAGGGCGACTCCGGCATCGTCTACCGCATCAGCCGCAAGAAAACCGACCAGACCGCGGCATTCCTGAACAAAAACGGCATCACGGCTCTGCCTTATCACGCAGGACTCAGCGCGGATGAACGCAACGCGCATCAGGAACGGTTCATGCGCGAGGAAGGGCTGGTCATGGTCGCCACCGTAGCCTTCGGCATGGGCGTGGACAAGCCGGACGTGCGGTTCGTGGCCCATCTGGAACCGCCGCGCAGCCTTGAGGCCTATCATCAGGAAACGGGCCGCGCCGGACGCGACGGGCTCCCGGCGGATGCGTGGATGACATATGGTCTTCAGGACTTCGCGATCATGCGCTCCATGATCGTGGGCGGGGATGCCGATGACCGCCGCAAGTTCGTGGAACACCGCAAACTGGATTCCATCATGGCCTTTCTGGAAGCTCCGGGTTGCCGCAGGCAGGCGCTGCTTTCCTATTTCGGCGAGAGCATCGAACCTTGCCGGAACTGCGACACCTGCGCACAGCCGCCCAAGAGGTGGAACGGCACCGTGGCCGCACAGAAGGCGCTTTCCAACATTTTTCGTACCGGCCAACGCTTTGGAGCCAAGCATCTGGCGGATGTGCTCAAGGGCGAGACTAGCAAACGCATCAGCCAGCTCGGCCATGATCAGCTATCGACCTATGGCATCGGCGACGAGCTCTCCGGCGGAGAATGGCGTTCCGTCTATCGTCAGCTCGGCGCCTCCGGGCTGCTTGAAGTAGACATTGAGGGCCATGGCGCACTGCATCTCAATGAAAACTCGTGGCAGGTGCTCCGGGGAGAGCGCGAAGTGGTGTTGCGAACCGATCCGGTCGTTCCCAAAATTTCCCGGCGCCGCACCAGAGGCGAGCGCATTGACGAGGAAGGCACGCTGGCCACAAGCGAAGCGCGCATCCTCTTCGACGCCCTGCGCGCAAAACGGGCGGAACTGGCGTCCGAACGCGGCATCCCGCCCTACGCGGTCTTTCCCGACCGCACCCTTCTGGAAATGGTTCGCTACCGGCCTAGCGCACTGGCGGATTTCGGCCTTCTCAGCGGCATCGGGGAAATGAAGCTGCAAAGCTTCGGGGAAACCTTCCTTGCCGTTCTGGAGGGACATGAAGCCATCAACGGCAGACCGGATGACCTTCCTCCCCTGCCGCAACAACGCTCCACCGCCAAGCCCGCGCGAAAGGGCGCAAGCGAATCCGCGCTTGAGAGCGCGCGGGCGTTCACGCGGCTCGGCAACGTCGAGGAAGTGGCGCAGGAACGGAATCTCAGGGCGAGCACTGTCTGGAACCATCTTGCCAGCGCCGTGTCATCTGGCGAATACGACTGGCGGGACCTGTGTGCCCTCGAAGAAGACGCCGTGCGCGAGATCCGCGATGTCATGACCGCTTTCCGGACCAGAGGCATCATGGAACTCTCCCCGGTACACGAGGAACTTCAGGGACGTTACGATTACGGGCTGCTGCGCATTATCCGCAACGGACTGAACCGAGAAGGCGCTTCAAAATGA